One genomic window of Conger conger chromosome 9, fConCon1.1, whole genome shotgun sequence includes the following:
- the LOC133137261 gene encoding transmembrane 9 superfamily member 1-like, with protein MRQEPPTQRCAGGVLWVLALAVAVLPWTDGAVNYKQGDKVTLYVNKVGPYHNPQETYHYYTLPVCRPKEVRHKALSLGEVLDGDRMAESLYDIRFRENTERRTLCQLTLTENEVDQLREAIEELYYFEFVLDDIPIWGFVGYMEESGFLPHSHKVGLWTHLDFNIEYNGKSVIFANVSVKDVKPVPLEEGAGAGAELSLTHSYSVRWFESRLSPNRRAERLQDHSFFPKTLEIHWLSIINSLVLVVLLLGFVIIILMRVLKNDFARYNVEEDRGCDDLDQGDNGWKIIHTDVFRFPPYKSLLCAILGVGAQFLTLATGIIIMALLGMFNVHRHGAINSAAIVLYALTSCVSGYCSCHFYTQIHGQRWVWNIILTSTLFSGPLFLTWSVVNSVHWYSGSTQALPATTVLLLLAVWALVGFPLTVIGGIVGKNKAGTFQAPCRTRNIARQIPSQPWYKHTIVHMAIGGFLPFSAISVELYYIFATVWGREHYALYGILLCVFAILLSVGACISVALTYFLLSGEDYRWWWRSVLSTGSTGIFIFVYSIFYYRNRSSMSGLVQSAEFFGYTLLTAFVFSLMLGAVSFAASLAFIRYIYNSLKMD; from the exons ATGAGGCAGGAACCCCCCACGCAGAGGTGCGCTGGTGGAGTGCTGTGGGTATTGGCCCTGGCTGTGGCTGTTCTGCCCTGGACTGACGGAGCAGTGAACTACAAGCAAGGGGATAAAGTGACTTTGTATGTGAACAAGGTTGGGCCGTACCATAATCCACAGGAGACCTATCACTACTACACCTTACCTGTCTGCAGGCCAAAAGAG GTACGGCACAAGGCACTGAGCCTGGGAGAGGTACTGGATGGAGACAGGATGGCTGAGTCGCTGTATGATATTCGCTTCCGGGAGAACACGGAGAGGCGGACTCTCTGCCAGCTGACACTTACTGAAAACGAG GTGGACCAGTTGCGAGAAGCCATAGAGGAACTCTATTATTTTGAGTTTGTTCTGGATGATATTCCGATCTGGGGTTTTGTGGGATACATGGAGGAGAGTGGCTTTCTACCCCATAGTCACAAG GTGGGGCTGTGGACTCACCTGGACTTCAACATTGAGTACAACGGCAAGTCGGTGATCTTCGCCAACGTGTCGGTGAAAGACGTGAAGCCTGTGCCCCTGGAAGAGGGTGCGGGGGCTGGCGCTGAGCTGTCGCTGACGCACTCCTACAGTGTGCGCTGGTTCGAGAGCCGCCTGTCCCCCAATCGGAGGGCGGAGCGCCTGCAGGACCACTCCTTCTTCCCCAAAACCCTGGAGATCCACTGGCTGTCCATCATCAACTCCCTGGTGCTGGTGGTGCTGCTTCTGGGCttcgtcatcatcatcctcatgaGGGTGCTGAAGAACGACTTTGCAAG GTACAATGTGGAAGAGGACAGGGGGTGTGATGACCTGGACCAGGGCGATAACGGCTGGAAGATCATCCACACTGACGTCTTTCGCTTCCCCCCCTACAAGAGCCTGCTGTGTGCTATTCTGGGTGTGGGTGCACAGTTCCTCACTCTGGCCACAG GGATCATCATCATGGCATTGCTGGGAATGTTTAACGTGCATCGCCATGGCGCCATCAACTCTGCGGCGATCGTGCTCTACGCCCTGACCAGCTGTGTGTCGGGGTACTGCTCCTGCCACTTCTACACACAGATCCACGGCCAGCGCTGGGTCTGGAACATCATCCTCACTTCCACCCTCTTCTcag GGCCCCTCTTCCTCACCTGGAGTGTGGTGAACTCTGTGCACTGGTACAGCGGGTCCACCCAGGCCCTGCCTGCGACcacagtgctgctgctgctggctgtGTGGGCGCTGGTGGGCTTCCCCCTCACCGTCATcgggggcattgtgggtaagaaCAAGGCGGGCACCTTCCAGGCGCCCTGCCGCACCCGCAACATCGCCCGGCAGATCCCCTCTCAGCCCTGGTACAAGCACACCATCGTGCACATGGCCATCGGAGGATTCCTGCCCTTCAG tgccatcTCAGTGGAGCTGTACTACATCTTTGCTACGGTGTGGGGCAGGGAACACTACGCGCTGTACGGCATTCTTCTCTGCGTCTTCGCCATCCTGCTGTCGGTGGGCGCCTGCATCTCGGTGGCGCTGACGTACTTCCTGCTGTCGGGGGAGGACTACCGCTGGTGGTGGCGCAGCGTGCTGAGCACGGGCTCCACCGGCATCTTCATCTTCGTCTACTCCATCTTCTACTACCGCAACCGCTCCAGCATGAGCGGTCTGGTGCAGAGCGCCGAGTTCTTCGGCTACACGCTGCTCACCGCCTTCGTCTTCTCCCTCATGCTGGGCGCCGTGTCCTTCGCCGCCTCGCTGGCCTTCATCCGATACATCTACAACAGCCTGAAGATGGACTGA